Proteins encoded by one window of Carassius auratus strain Wakin chromosome 24, ASM336829v1, whole genome shotgun sequence:
- the LOC113041952 gene encoding zinc finger C2HC domain-containing protein 1A-like isoform X2: MEEIEESPPVSEDLLPCKICGRSFFSKVLKKHVLICQKAAAKKRKVFDSSRQRAEGTDIPTIKPIKPKPEPPKKQSNWRRKHEEFIATIRAAKGLDQVMKDGGPLPPPPPPSYDPDYIQCPYCQRRFSENAADRHIKFCKEQASRITNKGKLPGSDKAKPPPRIQNKPPPPKKATSPAVSSVSTVSSRLPQRSAYGQGAGTGIPSCKTSSTGSVRSVSSGFSPLRNTSSGLTSPPNEGNMKPKGMVSQSSLKSPPSGIGMNKKKVQNAGNCISRNDVKNENEITVSTMGTKFCHECGTRYPVDWAKFCCECGVKRMNIY, encoded by the exons ATGGAGGAAATAGAAG AATCTCCTCCTGTTTCTGAAGACCTGCTGCCCTGCAAAATATGTGGAAGAAGTTTTTTTTCAAAGGTTCTT AAAAAACATGTGCTGATCTGCCAGAAGGCCGCTGCAAAGAAAAGAAAGGTGTTTGACTCCAGCAGGCAAAGGGCAGAGGGGACTGATATTCCTACAATCAAACCAATAAAACCAAAG CCTGAACCACCGAAGAAACAGTCCAATTGGCGCCGAAAGCATGAAGAATTCATTGCCACCATTCGTGCTGCAAAAGGTTTAGATCAAGTCATGAAAGATGGGGGACCCCTCCCTCCACCCCCTCCTCCATCCTATgatccag ATTATATCCAGTGTCCCTATTGCCAGCGACGCTTCAGTGAGAATGCGGCAGATCGCCACATCAAGTTCTGTAAAGAGCAAGCGTCCAGAATTACCAACAAAGGCAAGTTGCCTGGGAGTGATAAAGCCAAACCCCCACCCAGGATTCAG AACAAACCTCCTCCACCAAAGAAGGCGACCTCTCCTGCTGTATCCAGCGTGTCCACCGTGTCCTCTCGTCTACCTCAGCGCTCAGCCTACGGACAGGGTGCTGGCACAG GTATTCCTAGCTGCAAAACCTCATCCACTGGCTCAGTGAGGAGTGTATCATCAGGATTCTCTCCATTACGAAACACCTCCTCTGGCTTGACCAGCCCTCCCAATGA AGGGAACATGAAACCCAAGGGCATGGTTTCACAAAGCTCGCTGAAAAGTCCACCTTCTGGGATAGGGATGAACAAGAAGAAGGTCCAGAATGCAGGCAACTGTATTTCAAG gaaTGATGTGAAAAACGAAAATgaaatcactgtttccacaatGGGGACCAAGTTTTGTCATGAGTGTGGGACCAGATACCCCGTGGACTGGGCCAAGTTTTGCTGCGAGTGCGGTGTGAAACGAATGAACATTTATTAA
- the LOC113041952 gene encoding zinc finger C2HC domain-containing protein 1A-like isoform X1: MEEIEESPPVSEDLLPCKICGRSFFSKVLKKHVLICQKAAAKKRKVFDSSRQRAEGTDIPTIKPIKPKLQSSSSSSKSNKPEPPKKQSNWRRKHEEFIATIRAAKGLDQVMKDGGPLPPPPPPSYDPDYIQCPYCQRRFSENAADRHIKFCKEQASRITNKGKLPGSDKAKPPPRIQNKPPPPKKATSPAVSSVSTVSSRLPQRSAYGQGAGTGIPSCKTSSTGSVRSVSSGFSPLRNTSSGLTSPPNEGNMKPKGMVSQSSLKSPPSGIGMNKKKVQNAGNCISRNDVKNENEITVSTMGTKFCHECGTRYPVDWAKFCCECGVKRMNIY, encoded by the exons ATGGAGGAAATAGAAG AATCTCCTCCTGTTTCTGAAGACCTGCTGCCCTGCAAAATATGTGGAAGAAGTTTTTTTTCAAAGGTTCTT AAAAAACATGTGCTGATCTGCCAGAAGGCCGCTGCAAAGAAAAGAAAGGTGTTTGACTCCAGCAGGCAAAGGGCAGAGGGGACTGATATTCCTACAATCAAACCAATAAAACCAAAG TTACAAAGTTCTTCCAGCAGCTCTAAGTCTAATAAA CCTGAACCACCGAAGAAACAGTCCAATTGGCGCCGAAAGCATGAAGAATTCATTGCCACCATTCGTGCTGCAAAAGGTTTAGATCAAGTCATGAAAGATGGGGGACCCCTCCCTCCACCCCCTCCTCCATCCTATgatccag ATTATATCCAGTGTCCCTATTGCCAGCGACGCTTCAGTGAGAATGCGGCAGATCGCCACATCAAGTTCTGTAAAGAGCAAGCGTCCAGAATTACCAACAAAGGCAAGTTGCCTGGGAGTGATAAAGCCAAACCCCCACCCAGGATTCAG AACAAACCTCCTCCACCAAAGAAGGCGACCTCTCCTGCTGTATCCAGCGTGTCCACCGTGTCCTCTCGTCTACCTCAGCGCTCAGCCTACGGACAGGGTGCTGGCACAG GTATTCCTAGCTGCAAAACCTCATCCACTGGCTCAGTGAGGAGTGTATCATCAGGATTCTCTCCATTACGAAACACCTCCTCTGGCTTGACCAGCCCTCCCAATGA AGGGAACATGAAACCCAAGGGCATGGTTTCACAAAGCTCGCTGAAAAGTCCACCTTCTGGGATAGGGATGAACAAGAAGAAGGTCCAGAATGCAGGCAACTGTATTTCAAG gaaTGATGTGAAAAACGAAAATgaaatcactgtttccacaatGGGGACCAAGTTTTGTCATGAGTGTGGGACCAGATACCCCGTGGACTGGGCCAAGTTTTGCTGCGAGTGCGGTGTGAAACGAATGAACATTTATTAA